A DNA window from Hevea brasiliensis isolate MT/VB/25A 57/8 chromosome 2, ASM3005281v1, whole genome shotgun sequence contains the following coding sequences:
- the LOC131173334 gene encoding vacuolar protein sorting-associated protein 26B-like isoform X3, with protein MNYLIGAFKPACNISIAFSDGKTRKQVPMKKENGHTVMVPLFQSQENIAGKISIEPLQGKKVEHNGIKVELLGQIGYGSDIAESH; from the exons ATG AATTACCTTATTGGAGCTTTCAAGCCCGCGTGTAATATCTCCATTGCTTTTTCTGATGGGAAAACTCGTAAGCAG GTTCCAATGAAGAAGGAAAATGGTCATACTGTTATGGTTCCTCTTTTCCAAAGTCAAGAAAATATTGCTGGAAAG ATTTCAATAGAGCCACTTCAAGGGAAGAAGGTTGAACACAATGGCATCAAAGTTGAGCTTCTTGGTCAAATAG GATATGGATCCGACATCGCTGAGAGCCATTGa
- the LOC131173334 gene encoding vacuolar protein sorting-associated protein 26B-like isoform X1 gives MNYLIGAFKPACNISIAFSDGKTRKQVPMKKENGHTVMVPLFQSQENIAGKISIEPLQGKKVEHNGIKVELLGQIVLETRRESPVDHRLRFLRVQICT, from the exons ATG AATTACCTTATTGGAGCTTTCAAGCCCGCGTGTAATATCTCCATTGCTTTTTCTGATGGGAAAACTCGTAAGCAG GTTCCAATGAAGAAGGAAAATGGTCATACTGTTATGGTTCCTCTTTTCCAAAGTCAAGAAAATATTGCTGGAAAG ATTTCAATAGAGCCACTTCAAGGGAAGAAGGTTGAACACAATGGCATCAAAGTTGAGCTTCTTGGTCAAATAG TACTGGAGACCAGgagagagagcccagtagaccatagactgagaTTTttgagagtccagatctgcactTGA
- the LOC110657112 gene encoding RNA-binding protein 1 isoform X1 translates to MADAYWRYGDARQQQQQAIPTLVGKRPRSDYDVPGGNELPNYYPRDDDRAALRAIRDSESIGASYDRYLRSTPMSSYSGGQSARPISGVPSRPVDDPRVVGVGSLDPGATVKDRTMGLGSGRSEAPLPPDATSTLFVEGLPSDCTRREVSHIFRPFVGYKEVRLVSKESRRPGGDPLVLCFVDFLSPAHAATAMDALQESLTMEQRSMVVAAAVKIVADYLGGGHFCDFERGRTEGLGRHVSARFVNFF, encoded by the exons ATGGCCGATGCCTATTGGAGATACGGCGACGCACGGCAGCAGCAACAGCAGGCCATACCTACTCTCGTCGGAAAACGCCCTCGCTCCGACTATG ATGTCCCTGGTGGCAATGAGCTGCCCAATTACTATCCCCGTGATGATGACCGAGCAGCTCTCCGTGCAATTAGAGATTCAGAGTCTATTGGAGCATCCTATGATCGATACCTGCGTAGCACG CCTATGTCGTCCTACAGTGGAGGACAGTCTGCTAGACCAATTAGTGGAGTGCCTAGTCGTCCTGTTGATGATCCACGTGTTGTAGGTGTTGGGAGCCTGGATCCAGGGGCTACTGTAAAAGATAGGACAATGGGATTGGGAAGTGGAAGATCTGAGGCCCCTCTTCCTCCTGATGCTACTAGTACACTGTTTGTAGAGGGCTTGCCATCTGATTGTACACGACGGGAGGTGTCAC ATATCTTTCGCCCTTTTGTTGGCTACAAAGAAGTGAGACTTGTGAGCAAGGAGTCAAGGCGT CCAGGAGGAGATCCACTGGTACTCTGTTTTGTTGACTTTTTGAGTCCTGCCCATGCTGCCACTGCGATGGATGCCTTGCAAG AGTCCTTAACAATGGAGCAAAGGAGCATGGTGGTGGCGGCGGCAGTGAAGATTGTGGCAGATTACCTCGGTGGAGGCCATTTTTGTGATTTTGAGCGGGGGCGGACAGAGGGCCTAGGGCGCCATGTCTCTGCTaggtttgttaattttttttaa
- the LOC110657112 gene encoding RNA-binding protein 1 isoform X2 — protein MADAYWRYGDARQQQQQAIPTLVGKRPRSDYDVPGGNELPNYYPRDDDRAALRAIRDSESIGASYDRYLRSTPMSSYSGGQSARPISGVPSRPVDDPRVVGVGSLDPGATVKDRTMGLGSGRSEAPLPPDATSTLFVEGLPSDCTRREVSHIFRPFVGYKEVRLVSKESRRPGGDPLVLCFVDFLSPAHAATAMDALQGYKFDEHDRDSVHLRLQFARYPGARSGGGHRGKR, from the exons ATGGCCGATGCCTATTGGAGATACGGCGACGCACGGCAGCAGCAACAGCAGGCCATACCTACTCTCGTCGGAAAACGCCCTCGCTCCGACTATG ATGTCCCTGGTGGCAATGAGCTGCCCAATTACTATCCCCGTGATGATGACCGAGCAGCTCTCCGTGCAATTAGAGATTCAGAGTCTATTGGAGCATCCTATGATCGATACCTGCGTAGCACG CCTATGTCGTCCTACAGTGGAGGACAGTCTGCTAGACCAATTAGTGGAGTGCCTAGTCGTCCTGTTGATGATCCACGTGTTGTAGGTGTTGGGAGCCTGGATCCAGGGGCTACTGTAAAAGATAGGACAATGGGATTGGGAAGTGGAAGATCTGAGGCCCCTCTTCCTCCTGATGCTACTAGTACACTGTTTGTAGAGGGCTTGCCATCTGATTGTACACGACGGGAGGTGTCAC ATATCTTTCGCCCTTTTGTTGGCTACAAAGAAGTGAGACTTGTGAGCAAGGAGTCAAGGCGT CCAGGAGGAGATCCACTGGTACTCTGTTTTGTTGACTTTTTGAGTCCTGCCCATGCTGCCACTGCGATGGATGCCTTGCAAG GTTATAAATTTGACGAGCATGACCGTGACTCAGTCCATTTAAGGTTGCAATTTGCTCGCTACCCTGGTGCAAGGTCAGGTGGCGGGCATCGTGGCAAACGTTAA
- the LOC110657112 gene encoding RNA-binding protein 1 isoform X3 — MADAYWRYGDARQQQQQAIPTLVGKRPRSDYDVPGGNELPNYYPRDDDRAALRAIRDSESIGASYDRYLRSTPMSSYSGGQSARPISGVPSRPVDDPRVVGVGSLDPGATVKDRTMGLGSGRSEAPLPPDATSTLFVEGLPSDCTRREVSHIFRPFVGYKEVRLVSKESRRPGGDPLVLCFVDFLSPAHAATAMDALQGDWLGCLAASVVV; from the exons ATGGCCGATGCCTATTGGAGATACGGCGACGCACGGCAGCAGCAACAGCAGGCCATACCTACTCTCGTCGGAAAACGCCCTCGCTCCGACTATG ATGTCCCTGGTGGCAATGAGCTGCCCAATTACTATCCCCGTGATGATGACCGAGCAGCTCTCCGTGCAATTAGAGATTCAGAGTCTATTGGAGCATCCTATGATCGATACCTGCGTAGCACG CCTATGTCGTCCTACAGTGGAGGACAGTCTGCTAGACCAATTAGTGGAGTGCCTAGTCGTCCTGTTGATGATCCACGTGTTGTAGGTGTTGGGAGCCTGGATCCAGGGGCTACTGTAAAAGATAGGACAATGGGATTGGGAAGTGGAAGATCTGAGGCCCCTCTTCCTCCTGATGCTACTAGTACACTGTTTGTAGAGGGCTTGCCATCTGATTGTACACGACGGGAGGTGTCAC ATATCTTTCGCCCTTTTGTTGGCTACAAAGAAGTGAGACTTGTGAGCAAGGAGTCAAGGCGT CCAGGAGGAGATCCACTGGTACTCTGTTTTGTTGACTTTTTGAGTCCTGCCCATGCTGCCACTGCGATGGATGCCTTGCAAG GTGACTGGTTGGGTTGTTTAGCAGCTTCAGTGGTGGTTTAA